One part of the Dermacentor andersoni chromosome 2, qqDerAnde1_hic_scaffold, whole genome shotgun sequence genome encodes these proteins:
- the LOC126542046 gene encoding (3R)-3-hydroxyacyl-CoA dehydrogenase-like, whose translation MSPISTALPPMSRLENRTALVTGAGSGIGRCVCEALAADGARVVAADCNEDAAHETVSRLVGGAGRHLALHVDVSSEASVKSIFSRIRDSPGLPAVSIVVCCAGVKNIDSVVDTKPEAFDRVISVNLKGTFLTVQAAASDMLSRGVRKGAVVTLSSVVARTGLSRQCAYAASKAAIVAFTKTAALELAPHGIRCNVVLPGFTDTTMTADVSDKDRTYVIARTPLGRAAQPEEIARAVRFLCDEADSSFVTGAALDVTGGLHM comes from the exons ATGAGTCCGATTTCCACTGCGCTGCCCCCGATGTCGAGGCTGGAGAACCGTACAGCCTTGGTGACCGGAGCTGGAAGCGGCATCGGGCGGTGTGTGTGCGAGGCTCTAGCAGCGGACGGAGCCCGGGTGGTCGCCGCCGACTGCAACGAGGACGCTGCCCACGAGACCGTGTCCAGGCTTGTTGGGG GAGCTGGGCGACACCTGGCCTTGCACGTCGATGTCAGCAGCGAGGCCTCAGTAAAGTCTATCTTCAGTCGCATACGAGATTCGCCGGGCCTGCCAGCAGTGAGCATCGTCGTTTGCTGCGCCGGAGTCAAGAACATTGACAGCGTAGTCGACACAAAGCCCGAAGCCTTCGACCGCGTTATATCAGTTAACCTAAAG GGCACATTTTTGACGGTGCAAGCAGCAGCCAGCGATATGCTGTCCCGGGGTGTGCGGAAGGGCGCCGTGGTGACGCTCTCCAGCGTTGTGGCCCGGACGGGTTTGAGCCGACAGTGCGCCTATGCCGCGTCCAAAGCGGCCATCGTGGCCTTCACCAAGACGGCGGCGCTCGAGCTGGCGCCGCACGGCATCCGCTGCAACGTGGTGCTGCCAGGATTCACCGACACCACCATGACAGCCGACGTGAGCGACAAGGACCGCACCTACGTGATCGCCCGCACGCCCCTCGGCAGGGCAGCCCAACCCGAGGAGATTGCCAGAGCCGTCCGGTTTCTGTGCGACGAGGCGGATAGCTCATTCGTTACTGGAGCAGCCCTCGATGTCACCGGTGGTCTTCACATGTGA